The Balaenoptera ricei isolate mBalRic1 chromosome X, mBalRic1.hap2, whole genome shotgun sequence region CATGATGTGATCCTTGGTCACATTCCTGGTGAGCCTTCCAATGTGCACTTTGGTGGGGTTAGGGGAAGGGCTccgccttttcctttccttttcatctcttttgGGTGGTTTGGATTTGGAGCGGGAACGCCGCCTGTTGTCATGCCTGCGCCGAGAAGGACTCGGAGAGCCAGAGGAgctgctggagctggagctgcGGGATGTGCTGGAACTTCCTGAGCGGCTTGATGCTGAAGATGAGCTTGAGCCCGTGCTGGCGCTGGAGCCCGAGCTGGAGGCAGAGCTGGACCGCGACCTGGTGCTGCTGCTACCACTGGAAGCGCTGCGCCTCTTTCGAGTTTTATCCCTGCCACGATCCTTCTCGCTTGACTCCTTGGTGGCCCCCTTATCTTTAGAGCGATCCTTGGACTTCTCGTCAGAGCGGTCTTTGCGTTTGGTAGGAAAAGGAGCCATCTTCCCACCGCCGCGACCTCCTCCCGCTCTCCTCAGTCTCTGAGGCGGGCGCCGCTCTGGCGTCCCCTCTTCCCCAATTATTAAGTGCCATGTGAGGGATGAGGGGAAAAATGGAATGGGATACATTCAGTGGCTCATGTTCATGCAGCTCTGTCCTGATGCTTTCTGAACATATTAACTCTAAGAAAGATTGTACAGGTGTTGTTCTTACGGATTTTCCATGACAGGGACTAGGCCGCCTCTGGGAATATGTAGGATGCCAgagagtttctctttttttctacaaAGATCTGCACTGTGCGTGAGGCTCCCCCAGACATAAAAAGCCTCCTGTCAAAGCTTAGTACAGTGTATCTTTTATAGTTATGAAAGAAGAGGCTTGTGGATGACACAGGGAACACAGGTAGCTCTAATTTTCAGAAAACTGGGCTTGatcctctgtcatttcattcttGATAGCTAACTTGGGCAACCACTTACTTTAGAACAATtatagtcatccctcagtatctgcgggaattggttccaggacccctgaagAGACcgaaatccacagatgctcaagtcccttatataaactggtgtagtacagttggccctctatCCCACGGTATCTGaatccatggatacagagggccaactgtataccaTTTGTAGGGCACTTGATAACTTACCCAGCATCTTCAcatgtgttttatgttttgaacCCCACAATGAAGTTGAGTGCCTCgatttattttctgcttgttACAGTACAGAAGAGAGGctcagatttaaaagaaaattttcatgacaGTACTGCCGGTGAGTAGCTGAGCAGACACCAAATACAGATCTTAACCCAACCTAATACTCTTGCCCCAGTAGCAGCTCGAGACTGTTACAATGAAGGGGGTGTAAAATCCCAAATTTTGGCTAGAAAGTTTG contains the following coding sequences:
- the LOC132357271 gene encoding RNA-binding protein with serine-rich domain 1-like, whose translation is MAPFPTKRKDRSDEKSKDRSKDKGATKESSEKDRGRDKTRKRRSASSGSSSTRSRSSSASSSGSSASTGSSSSSASSRSGSSSTSRSSSSSSSSGSPSPSRRRHDNRRRSRSKSKPPKRDEKERKRRSPSPNPTKVHIGRLTRNVTKDHIMEIFSTYGKIKMIDMPVERMHPHLSKGYACVEFENPDEAEKVLKHMDGGHIDGQEITATAVLAPWARPPPRRFSPPRRMLPPPPTWRRSPPRMRRWSRPPRRRSPLRRRSRSPGRRRHRSRSSSNSSR